The Raphanus sativus cultivar WK10039 chromosome 6, ASM80110v3, whole genome shotgun sequence sequence TTGGTACAATAAAGCTAATCTGGACACTTCTAACTTGCTCGTAACTCTCTTTATGAGTGAGTAAATCTTTTTTCATATCAATGATATTTaccttttagaaaaaaaaatgctaaTCTCACACACTTAATGAAACTGGCAACAAATTCAGATTCATGGATCAAATTACCTTCTTTTGATTGTCTGATTTTGTCCCTTTAGCAAAAAATTTGTCGCCCGAGATCCGCAATATGAGTTTGAATCTATCCGGCATATAATTATACAGgactaaaacatatataaatcatcaaaataatACCCCCAAAACAGTATGAAATACATTTCAGTAACCATTATACACGAAGTTTcttaatacaatatttttttggattaatAGTTGTGTTTGGGTGTTTTAACTAATAATCAAAAATCAAGTCGGAAAAACTGAAACCGAATACAATTATCTGGACcgtttatgttttctataaCCAAAAATCGAGTTGAAAAAACTGAAACCAAATATAATTATCTGAATGTTACTTTTTTCTATATCCAAAACTATAAACAAATAGAAATCGAGAAAAAATTAAGTggatatgtaaatatttaaacacagtttatatatctgaaaattttgatcatatttctttttaaataacaaaaatactaattataaacagaattatcttaaaaattaaataattttatctgcaatatttgaaaataaactaccagatatttttattcaaacaacATGAACTACCACTTATTTAATCAGAATCAAGAATGATATGTAAGTATCCCAAAAATCTGAAATAAGTCGAAACAGAattaacacaaaattttataggAAACTATTAGCTAATTTCTAATCTTTTTATctgaatcaaaccaaaaattttaataaccAAAACTAAACCGAACTGAGTTTCATAATTATTGGAACcattcatatattaataattatactcGAAAAAAATTGAGAATCCGAATTGAAACCTTAACAAAAACCAGACGTCCGAGAAAGTgtgataaaagataaaaataaattgcccaaaacaaaaacaaaacaaaaaacaaaagaagaagaaggtaaagAAAAACAGTAAATCGGAATAATGGTGATGATTGATTCGTCTGTTGCTGTAAAAATTTAGACGTATGTAAGCTGATTGTAGCGGTAGAGTTGTTACTGTAGATTTTTCAGTAGAGATTTTTGTTGTAATTAAATTTGTTGTTGCTGTAAGTTATATGCtgtagatatttcaaaataaaatatgcgatgtatatataaaataattattttatcaactaaaataatttatattaataatttttataaattatcaaagtaAACTGTTATTTAAGatgtgatatgtaaataatatttatgttatttaaaatattttcaataattttaaaatacatagaattaaattaaaatatttatagatgtttttactatgattatctaatttgcttgatattatagatagttattttcaatttatagtttttacatcttataaaacaaagatgtagggttttttttttgttaaaaaaatacataagaaaaaaaaatttgctttagttttttctgttttagctttaaaaataaagttaaaacatgattggtaaaatttaatataaatttattgtatGCTTTAACTTTCAAAAGTGAAGTTATcatgataaaatttaatgatttgaaaataaataaaattaaagtagagagaaaaaatattttaatattttgagtaGGAAAATAGAGTTATCCTGATACCCAAACAGTGGCCAAACCATTTCACAAAACCCAAGCAGCTCCCCATTCAATCCTTCCCTCTGGAGGTTTATCAAagagacgacgacgacgacaaTGCAGAGATTCTGCACTAAGCTGCGTTCGATTTCCCTCCACCCAAATCTGAACCTCTCTTTAACCAGTGTTCCTCGCCGTCTCATCCACCACTCTCCGAGTCCTCGGTCAACCCTAGGTTTAGGTTTCGCAACGACGACCAAATGGAGCTTCGTTTCTCCGTCGAATCCTCCTACCTCCATCGGATCTCTCTCCGTTCCTCATTATGTAATCATCTGTAACTCGAATCCTTCGCTAACCGTTTCGATTCGAGGCAGGGATGAATCTAAGATCCGTTCCATTGTTTGATTCTCTCTGATTCAGTTTGTTCAAGTAAGGAATATCACTTCCAAGGATAAAATGGCGAaatggaagaagaagtggagaCCTAGGACTCCAATCACATCCAAAGTCAAGAAAGTCAAGATCAAGTTTTACTCGTAACCGTTCTGATTCCAAGATTTAGATATCATTTAATCATAAAGTTTTGTGGTCTTTTCCTCAATTTATCACAATTTTCAGGTCATACAAAGACAGGTTTAGACCACTGAATGATGGTACCATCCGTCGCTGGAAAGAAGGCAAGCGCCACAACGCACACTTGAAGGTAGCTAACTAGATCTTTTTCCTCAGTTGATATTGTCAGAACTTGCTTTATGGTGACAGTGAAAGTAAGTTTAACATGGAAAGTGTGATTGAACTAGTTTCAACTGTGAGTGTTGATTCTTTGTTTAGCCAGATAGATAAATGGGTAATGAGAAAGCTGTATTTGCAAACTGTTCTACTTTCTCCTGGGTTTGGCCGTTTATAATGTGGATTCAGGTGAATAATTGTTGAGAGTAAT is a genomic window containing:
- the LOC108809135 gene encoding uncharacterized protein LOC108809135, with the translated sequence MQRFCTKLRSISLHPNLNLSLTSVPRRLIHHSPSPRSTLGLGFATTTKWSFVSPSNPPTSIGSLSVPHYFVQVRNITSKDKMAKWKKKWRPRTPITSKVKKVKIKFYSSYKDRFRPLNDGTIRRWKEGKRHNAHLKSKKSKRRLRQPGLVPPAYAKVMKKLNFCN